From Microcystis aeruginosa NIES-2549, a single genomic window includes:
- the tnpA gene encoding IS200/IS605 family transposase, which produces MDLGLSIVFVVKYRRKAISAEILTRLKDIFAENLLKWDCQLLEFNGESDHVHLLIEYKPDKNLSVLSANLKTVSSRLIRKEYPDLAKKYFYGKPHFWTGSYFVATCGGVTVEQLKKYVENQATPSKETLSR; this is translated from the coding sequence ATGGATTTAGGTCTGTCTATAGTCTTTGTGGTGAAATATCGCAGAAAAGCTATAAGTGCAGAAATTTTGACAAGATTAAAAGATATTTTTGCTGAAAATCTCCTTAAATGGGATTGTCAACTTTTGGAGTTTAATGGAGAATCAGATCATGTTCATTTATTGATCGAGTATAAACCTGACAAAAACCTATCGGTTTTGAGCGCTAACTTAAAAACCGTTAGTAGTCGATTAATTAGAAAAGAATATCCTGATTTAGCCAAGAAATATTTTTATGGAAAACCTCATTTTTGGACTGGTTCTTATTTTGTCGCTACTTGTGGTGGAGTAACTGTTGAACAACTAAAAAAATATGTTGAGAATCAAGCTACTCCGTCTAAGGAAACGCTATCGCGTTAG
- a CDS encoding RibD family protein: MNRPHTTVILAMSADGKIADAYQSAARFASATDKMRLEQHLSPMDAALFGANTLRAYHTSLPIRHPDFLAYRQQLGLSPQPIQIVCSHSGQLDPRMKFFQQPFPRWLITAAEKVAAWENRGLFELVLVCGDWKAIFSQFTALGIKKLAILGGGELIASLLAEDLIDEIYLTICPLLLGGNKAATPLGGTGFMADSARKLRLLSVETVEEEIFLHYSLERESHKSQN; encoded by the coding sequence ATGAATCGTCCTCACACCACTGTTATTTTAGCCATGAGTGCCGATGGTAAAATTGCCGACGCCTACCAGTCAGCGGCCAGATTTGCTTCTGCTACCGATAAAATGCGTCTAGAACAACATTTATCCCCCATGGATGCCGCTTTATTCGGTGCTAACACCCTACGCGCTTATCACACCAGTCTTCCTATCCGTCATCCCGATTTTCTCGCATACCGTCAACAACTGGGATTATCCCCGCAGCCGATACAGATCGTTTGTTCTCATTCAGGCCAGCTTGATCCCCGGATGAAATTTTTTCAGCAGCCTTTCCCACGCTGGTTAATCACGGCAGCGGAAAAAGTGGCAGCATGGGAAAATCGGGGTTTATTTGAGCTTGTCTTAGTCTGCGGTGATTGGAAGGCTATTTTTAGTCAATTTACCGCCCTAGGTATTAAAAAGCTGGCGATTCTGGGAGGAGGTGAATTAATTGCCTCTCTTTTAGCTGAAGATTTAATCGATGAAATCTATCTAACTATTTGTCCTTTGCTGTTAGGAGGCAATAAAGCGGCAACTCCCCTGGGAGGCACTGGATTTATGGCTGATTCTGCCAGAAAATTACGACTTTTGAGCGTGGAAACCGTGGAAGAAGAAATTTTCCTACATTATTCCCTTGAACGGGAGTCCCACAAATCTCAAAACTAG
- a CDS encoding phosphomannose isomerase type II C-terminal cupin domain produces MIASQDLAPFQLISSVESAATEFRPWGSFTTLEEGPGYKIKRIEVNPGHRLSLQMHYHRSEHWIVVSGTAKVTCGDNEEILGANQSTYVPQCTAHRLENPGVIKLVLIEVQNGEYLGEDDIVRFQDDYARHQS; encoded by the coding sequence ATGATCGCATCCCAAGATCTGGCACCATTTCAGCTTATTTCGAGCGTAGAATCGGCGGCAACAGAATTTAGGCCCTGGGGTTCCTTCACTACTTTAGAAGAGGGTCCTGGATATAAAATCAAGCGGATTGAGGTGAATCCGGGTCATCGTCTCAGTTTACAGATGCACTACCATCGCAGTGAACACTGGATTGTGGTTTCGGGGACGGCAAAAGTCACCTGTGGAGATAACGAGGAAATTCTTGGTGCCAATCAGTCCACCTATGTGCCGCAGTGTACCGCTCACCGTCTGGAAAACCCCGGGGTGATCAAATTGGTATTAATTGAAGTGCAGAATGGGGAATATTTAGGAGAGGATGATATAGTGCGTTTTCAGGATGATTATGCTCGCCATCAGAGCTAA
- a CDS encoding photosystem I assembly protein Ycf3 yields the protein MPRTQRNDNFIDKSFTVMADIILKMLPADKKAKEAFVYYRDGMSAQADGEYAEALDNYYEALTLEEDPNDRSYILYNIGIIHASNGEHEKALEYYEEAIQLNPRMPSALNNIAVIYHFQGEKAREDGRQAEAEALYDKAAEYWKQAIRLAPNNYIEAQNWLKITGRSEIDVFF from the coding sequence ATGCCACGCACTCAACGTAACGATAATTTTATTGATAAATCCTTTACCGTCATGGCGGATATCATTTTAAAGATGCTCCCCGCCGATAAAAAAGCCAAGGAAGCCTTTGTTTATTATCGCGATGGGATGTCTGCCCAAGCTGACGGCGAATACGCCGAAGCCCTCGATAATTACTATGAGGCTTTAACATTAGAAGAGGATCCTAATGATCGCAGTTATATCCTCTACAATATCGGCATTATCCACGCTAGTAACGGCGAGCATGAAAAGGCTCTGGAATATTACGAGGAAGCTATCCAACTTAATCCCAGAATGCCCTCCGCCTTGAATAATATCGCCGTTATTTACCATTTTCAAGGGGAAAAAGCCAGAGAAGACGGCCGACAGGCCGAAGCAGAAGCGCTCTACGACAAAGCGGCAGAATACTGGAAACAAGCCATCCGATTAGCCCCCAATAACTACATTGAAGCCCAAAACTGGCTGAAAATCACCGGGCGATCGGAAATTGATGTTTTCTTCTAA
- a CDS encoding 3'-5' exonuclease, producing the protein MPYLTESDAIRNAIDHFSHFPILWLDTEVADYDSKTPRLSLIQILADSTDLTGERVTILDVLDQPDLTDYFITKIMLVDRIEKVFHNASYDCKFLGGKGQVKKITCTLELAKKVPYYIAPLPNYQLKTLAECLCHFPAIDKSEQGGNWGKRPLTAAQLEYAQKDPVYTAQIHHRLLQLSHLITPDPAGENLERLTNRYWEIYQQWKILDTEIEHLKERLKSAMIKQEAAEINGFSVSYQNRTSKKVKLAELAKVVYLSGQDSQISLSLTNDLLKELGDLAQGLTIEETRQKISQLTIKQSEADLR; encoded by the coding sequence ATGCCTTATTTAACGGAATCCGACGCTATTAGGAATGCGATCGATCACTTTTCTCATTTTCCCATTCTTTGGTTAGATACGGAAGTAGCCGATTACGATAGCAAGACTCCCCGTTTGTCTCTGATTCAAATTCTGGCTGATTCCACGGACTTAACGGGGGAGCGGGTGACAATTTTGGATGTTCTCGATCAACCCGATCTTACTGACTATTTTATCACTAAAATCATGTTGGTTGACCGGATAGAAAAGGTTTTTCACAATGCTAGTTATGATTGTAAATTTTTGGGCGGTAAGGGCCAAGTTAAAAAAATTACCTGTACCCTAGAGTTAGCTAAAAAGGTTCCCTACTATATTGCTCCTTTACCCAATTATCAACTAAAAACCCTGGCCGAATGTCTTTGTCATTTTCCCGCTATTGATAAAAGTGAACAGGGGGGTAATTGGGGCAAAAGACCTTTAACCGCGGCCCAGCTAGAATATGCACAAAAAGACCCCGTATATACGGCCCAAATCCATCATCGTCTTTTGCAGCTTTCCCATTTAATTACTCCCGATCCTGCTGGTGAGAATCTGGAAAGATTAACTAATCGTTATTGGGAAATTTACCAGCAATGGAAGATTTTAGATACAGAGATTGAACATCTCAAGGAACGTTTAAAGTCGGCAATGATTAAGCAAGAAGCTGCGGAGATTAACGGGTTTTCGGTCAGTTACCAAAATCGCACCAGCAAAAAAGTTAAACTGGCCGAATTAGCCAAAGTTGTCTATTTATCGGGCCAGGATAGCCAAATATCTCTTTCCTTGACTAATGATCTGCTCAAAGAATTGGGAGATTTAGCCCAAGGGTTAACCATCGAGGAAACTCGCCAAAAAATCAGTCAATTGACCATCAAACAAAGTGAAGCTGACTTGAGATGA
- a CDS encoding sensor histidine kinase, protein MSIGQSSFRRILLSRLLLVSVPVLLMGVYVTYRKARSAFLETARQNLTESAVRKADNIDQSIQFLQANLITAGESLVLKQGTLAEKEAFLQQFTAQLPNQINCVGLIDVKTKKPLLNRACEPEVIQVLPLERWTEKRTGFAGNIENILVRSLPKQFLTKSPNNNRQLELIFAVPIYDDQGQLQSSLILQASLLYSEKVLPGSLSGYPVVISENGIILAHPYFERIGRQISQEADAERLNIIISNAVRGQQRFLHLFSFEKDGKELVAGYSSLPSPVTGESSQKWVVLAISPLSQALAPLQQIWEAIFYLISGLLLAYLVAIILIARDLAIPLEKLRDYALNIQKIPSQKIRPENFNIREINQLASALEEMIERLRLWGEEIVKSWQEAENANQLKNQFLANTSHELRTPLNGIIGSIRCVMDGFCSSEQEEKEYLQQADNAAVHLLEIIDDILSIAKIEAGKLSVNPEPIDLHEIINEVINLQTASLQLKCLKLNLLFCPENLIVYADPTKLKQVILNVISNSIKFTDRGTISLITHLEHPQAIMTIIDTGIGIDPQQQSKLFRPFVMVDGSTTRKFSGTGLGLAISKNFMKMMGGDITISSQGQGLGTTVEIILPLVGEKKFDSTPGKNSSLPILPSLKS, encoded by the coding sequence ATGTCTATCGGTCAATCCTCCTTTCGTCGTATTCTGCTCTCTCGCTTACTCCTGGTCAGTGTACCTGTACTACTAATGGGAGTTTATGTTACCTATCGTAAGGCGCGTTCGGCTTTTTTGGAAACGGCCCGTCAAAATCTTACCGAAAGTGCCGTCAGAAAAGCAGATAATATTGATCAATCAATTCAATTTTTGCAGGCTAATCTTATCACTGCGGGTGAAAGTCTGGTTTTAAAACAGGGAACCTTAGCCGAAAAAGAAGCTTTTTTACAACAATTCACGGCGCAGCTTCCTAATCAGATTAACTGTGTGGGATTAATTGATGTTAAGACCAAGAAGCCTTTATTAAATCGAGCCTGTGAACCAGAAGTTATCCAAGTTTTGCCTCTAGAAAGATGGACGGAAAAACGGACTGGCTTTGCTGGGAATATCGAAAATATTTTAGTTAGAAGTTTACCCAAGCAATTTCTAACTAAATCTCCCAATAATAATCGTCAATTAGAATTAATTTTTGCCGTTCCCATCTACGATGATCAAGGACAATTACAATCTAGTCTGATTCTGCAAGCTTCTCTCCTTTACAGTGAGAAGGTTTTACCCGGTTCTTTGTCAGGTTATCCCGTGGTTATTTCTGAAAATGGCATTATTCTCGCTCATCCCTATTTCGAGCGCATTGGTCGCCAGATCAGTCAAGAAGCTGATGCTGAACGCCTCAATATAATCATCAGTAATGCTGTTAGAGGTCAGCAGAGATTTCTCCATTTATTTTCTTTCGAGAAAGATGGCAAAGAATTAGTCGCCGGCTATAGTTCCCTCCCAAGTCCAGTTACGGGAGAATCATCCCAAAAATGGGTAGTTCTAGCCATTAGTCCCCTCTCCCAAGCTCTCGCTCCTCTACAACAAATTTGGGAGGCAATTTTTTATCTAATTTCTGGTTTATTATTAGCTTATTTAGTAGCTATTATACTGATCGCCAGGGATTTAGCTATACCTTTAGAAAAACTGCGAGATTATGCCTTAAATATTCAAAAAATTCCTTCCCAAAAGATTAGACCAGAAAACTTTAATATTCGAGAAATTAATCAGTTAGCCTCGGCCTTAGAGGAAATGATCGAACGTTTACGTCTTTGGGGAGAGGAAATAGTTAAGAGTTGGCAAGAAGCGGAAAATGCTAATCAATTAAAAAACCAATTTTTGGCGAATACTTCCCACGAATTACGCACCCCTCTTAATGGTATTATTGGCTCAATTCGTTGCGTTATGGATGGATTTTGTAGTAGTGAGCAGGAGGAAAAAGAATATCTGCAACAAGCGGATAATGCGGCCGTACATCTTTTGGAAATTATTGATGATATTCTCAGTATTGCTAAAATAGAAGCGGGTAAACTTTCCGTTAATCCTGAACCAATAGATTTACACGAAATTATCAATGAAGTTATTAATTTACAAACAGCATCGCTGCAACTTAAGTGCTTAAAATTAAATTTACTTTTCTGTCCAGAAAATCTGATAGTTTATGCTGATCCCACTAAATTAAAACAGGTAATTTTGAATGTTATTTCTAACTCAATTAAATTTACTGATAGAGGCACAATTTCTTTAATAACTCACTTAGAACATCCACAGGCTATTATGACTATAATCGATACAGGAATCGGTATAGATCCCCAGCAGCAATCAAAATTATTCCGTCCTTTCGTGATGGTTGATGGTTCCACAACTAGAAAATTTAGCGGTACGGGTTTAGGATTAGCTATTTCCAAGAATTTTATGAAGATGATGGGGGGAGATATTACTATCTCTAGTCAAGGTCAAGGTTTAGGAACAACTGTGGAAATTATTCTTCCTCTGGTGGGGGAAAAAAAGTTTGATTCTACCCCAGGGAAAAACTCATCTTTGCCGATTCTTCCCTCTCTTAAAAGCTAA
- a CDS encoding GNAT family N-acetyltransferase, giving the protein MVEQLKPQYSVAWIDKMSEIPQQKWDALAQPLTTPFLEWEWLHNIETSGSATGRTGWQPAHLTVWRGAELIAAAPLYIKSHSYGEFVFDHQWADLSRRLGIRYYPKLLGMTPFTPAVGYRFLIAPGENELEITALMIGAIDHFCDQNHLSGCHFLFVDPQWRILMENFGFTPWLHHSYIWNNKGFQSFEDYLTVFNANQRRNIKRERKAVTNAGLIIKTLAAEEIPHHLFPLIYRFYSSTCDKFYWGSKYLTQKFFEQLYPNYRQRVVLITAYQNEKDTKPVGLSFCIRKDTNLYGRYWGSFQEYDCLHFEACYYQPIDWAISQGITMFDPGAGGQHKKRRGFPATANHSLHRFYHGKMTQILRNYIQEINQMEQEEIDAINQDLPFSKREIEFNE; this is encoded by the coding sequence ATGGTAGAACAGCTTAAACCTCAATATTCTGTGGCTTGGATTGATAAAATGAGTGAGATTCCCCAACAAAAATGGGATGCTCTCGCTCAACCCCTAACTACTCCCTTTCTAGAGTGGGAATGGTTACATAATATCGAAACTTCCGGCAGCGCCACGGGACGCACCGGGTGGCAACCTGCTCATCTCACAGTTTGGCGCGGTGCTGAGTTAATTGCCGCCGCTCCTTTGTATATTAAAAGTCATAGTTACGGTGAATTTGTCTTTGACCATCAATGGGCGGATCTTTCCCGTCGTTTAGGGATTAGATACTATCCAAAACTGTTAGGAATGACCCCTTTTACTCCGGCGGTGGGTTATCGTTTTTTAATTGCTCCGGGGGAAAATGAACTGGAAATTACTGCTTTAATGATAGGGGCAATCGATCATTTTTGTGACCAAAATCATCTGTCGGGTTGTCATTTTCTTTTTGTGGATCCCCAATGGCGAATTTTAATGGAAAATTTTGGCTTTACTCCCTGGTTACACCATAGTTATATCTGGAATAACAAAGGTTTTCAAAGTTTTGAAGATTATCTGACGGTTTTTAATGCTAATCAACGGCGCAATATTAAACGGGAACGGAAAGCGGTGACTAATGCGGGGTTAATTATTAAAACTCTGGCCGCCGAAGAAATTCCCCATCATTTATTCCCGTTAATTTATCGGTTTTATAGCAGTACCTGTGATAAATTTTACTGGGGAAGTAAATATCTGACACAGAAATTTTTTGAACAATTATATCCGAATTATCGTCAGCGAGTGGTTTTGATTACTGCCTACCAAAATGAAAAAGATACTAAACCGGTGGGTTTATCTTTTTGTATTCGCAAAGATACTAATCTTTATGGTCGTTACTGGGGCAGTTTTCAAGAGTACGACTGTTTACATTTTGAAGCTTGTTACTATCAACCGATCGATTGGGCAATTAGTCAAGGTATTACCATGTTTGACCCGGGTGCGGGAGGACAACATAAAAAAAGACGGGGTTTTCCCGCCACTGCTAATCATAGTTTACACCGTTTTTATCATGGCAAAATGACTCAAATTCTCCGCAATTATATCCAAGAAATTAATCAAATGGAACAGGAAGAAATTGATGCAATCAATCAAGATTTACCCTTTTCTAAGAGAGAAATTGAGTTCAATGAGTAA
- the lepB gene encoding signal peptidase I, which yields MQEQEINKDKSKSFWASIRENLQIIAIALVLALLIRTFVAEPRFIPSDSMLPTLEQGDRLVVEKLSYDFHPPRRGDIVVFEPPAQLQLQGYQKDQAFIKRVIATPGDVIAVKEGKIYLNNQPLLEDYILEPPQYNLMPLLVPENNLFVMGDNRNNSNDSHIWGFLPENNVIGRAVFRFFPFNRLGILGGNT from the coding sequence ATGCAAGAGCAAGAAATTAATAAGGACAAATCCAAGAGTTTTTGGGCTTCTATTCGAGAAAATCTGCAAATTATCGCTATAGCTTTAGTTTTAGCCCTACTGATTCGCACTTTTGTGGCTGAACCTCGTTTTATCCCCTCCGATTCTATGTTACCCACTTTAGAACAGGGCGATCGCTTAGTGGTGGAAAAACTTTCCTACGATTTCCATCCCCCTCGACGGGGGGATATCGTCGTCTTTGAACCGCCGGCACAATTACAATTACAGGGATATCAAAAGGACCAAGCTTTTATTAAAAGAGTGATTGCCACCCCAGGGGATGTGATTGCTGTCAAGGAGGGCAAAATTTACCTGAATAATCAACCCTTGTTGGAGGATTATATTCTCGAACCTCCCCAATATAATTTAATGCCTTTGCTCGTGCCGGAAAATAACTTATTTGTCATGGGAGATAATCGCAATAACAGCAATGACTCCCATATCTGGGGGTTTTTACCAGAAAATAACGTGATTGGTAGGGCGGTTTTTCGCTTTTTTCCTTTTAATCGTTTGGGGATTTTAGGGGGGAATACCTAA
- a CDS encoding transposase produces the protein MLDVVKVRIYPNKEQEIAWLKNSGCCRFVYNYYLNKSNTQYRETGRGMSYVDRAKDLTQLKKDANYSWLKEATATTLQQSLKNLETACKNFFNQTGRFPNFKSKQKKQSIRYPESCSMRNKGLKLPKIGIVKAKISQPVNGTIKWGTVSKTSSDKYYASILLAIAENINPQIGKISGVDLGLLTLVTVYDGEKADKIDSVKPTRKYAKRLKRRQQKLSRKVKGSNNRRKAVKIVARVHEKIANTREDLLDKISRKLVDENQIIVAESLCVKGLAHTKLAKSVHDASWGMLLNFLSYKLDREGGKLVEVDRFFPSSKLCSCCGFKKDSLTLSIREWLCPEGNTYHDRDENAAKNLRAEGLRILSTNTDGQSGV, from the coding sequence ATGTTAGACGTTGTGAAAGTAAGGATTTATCCGAACAAAGAGCAGGAAATAGCCTGGCTAAAAAACTCAGGCTGCTGTCGATTTGTGTATAATTACTATCTTAACAAGAGTAACACACAGTACCGAGAAACGGGAAGAGGTATGTCTTATGTCGATAGGGCCAAAGACTTAACCCAACTCAAAAAAGACGCCAACTACTCATGGTTAAAAGAGGCTACAGCTACCACATTACAGCAATCTCTAAAAAATTTAGAGACGGCTTGCAAAAATTTTTTCAACCAGACAGGTAGATTCCCCAACTTTAAAAGTAAGCAGAAAAAACAATCAATCCGTTACCCTGAGAGTTGTTCAATGAGAAATAAGGGACTAAAGCTTCCCAAAATAGGGATTGTTAAAGCCAAAATTTCTCAACCAGTCAACGGCACAATTAAATGGGGGACGGTATCTAAAACCAGTAGCGATAAGTATTATGCCTCAATTCTGTTGGCAATTGCTGAAAATATCAATCCCCAAATTGGTAAAATTTCAGGAGTTGATTTAGGATTATTAACTTTAGTAACGGTTTATGATGGAGAAAAAGCTGACAAAATAGATTCAGTTAAACCGACAAGAAAGTATGCTAAACGTTTAAAACGTAGGCAACAAAAACTCTCTCGGAAGGTCAAGGGATCTAACAATCGTAGAAAGGCGGTAAAAATCGTGGCTAGAGTCCACGAAAAAATCGCTAACACCAGAGAAGATTTACTCGATAAAATCTCAAGAAAGCTAGTTGATGAAAACCAAATCATAGTAGCAGAGAGCCTTTGTGTCAAAGGATTAGCCCATACCAAATTAGCTAAATCAGTACATGATGCTAGTTGGGGTATGTTGCTAAATTTCTTAAGCTACAAGCTAGATAGAGAAGGAGGAAAACTTGTCGAGGTTGACAGATTTTTTCCTAGTTCAAAACTTTGCTCATGTTGTGGATTTAAAAAAGATTCTTTGACGTTAAGTATTAGAGAATGGCTCTGTCCAGAAGGCAATACTTATCACGATAGAGACGAAAATGCCGCCAAGAATTTAAGAGCAGAAGGACTAAGAATCCTGTCAACAAATACTGATGGGCAGTCAGGAGTTTAA
- the pheA gene encoding prephenate dehydratase produces MTVKIAYLGPVGTYSETAALAFANSLPPQPRQLIPYPSIALALRSVVQNQADLAVVPVENSTEGSVVMTLDALWQLPGLKIQQELVLPISHALLSPRQSLTEIKTVYSHPQALAQCQKWLENNLPTVPIIPTNSTTEAIQILDRETNSAAIASPRAAKLYHVPILIQPINDYPDNCTRFWVMALTSHPQGERMSLAFQVLDQPGALVKPLEVFAKRQLNLSRIESRPTKRSLGEYIFFIDLEINPDQQHLIGATLEELTNYTDAIEVFGAYQVVNLPVESLEEL; encoded by the coding sequence ATGACTGTCAAGATCGCTTATCTGGGGCCAGTGGGAACCTATTCAGAAACAGCCGCTTTAGCATTTGCTAACAGTTTACCACCCCAGCCTCGTCAATTAATACCCTATCCTAGCATTGCCTTGGCCCTGCGATCAGTTGTCCAAAATCAGGCCGATTTAGCAGTGGTCCCGGTGGAAAATTCCACCGAAGGAAGTGTGGTAATGACTCTTGATGCTTTATGGCAATTACCCGGGTTAAAGATTCAACAAGAATTAGTTTTACCGATTTCCCATGCACTTCTATCTCCCAGACAATCGCTAACAGAAATTAAAACTGTTTATTCCCATCCCCAAGCTTTGGCCCAATGTCAAAAATGGCTAGAAAATAATTTACCTACCGTGCCGATTATTCCCACAAATTCTACCACAGAAGCGATTCAAATTCTCGATCGAGAGACTAATTCGGCCGCGATTGCTTCTCCCCGGGCTGCCAAACTCTATCATGTACCAATATTAATACAACCAATTAATGATTATCCCGATAATTGTACCCGTTTTTGGGTAATGGCTTTAACTTCCCATCCTCAAGGTGAGCGGATGTCCCTCGCTTTTCAAGTTTTAGATCAACCGGGTGCTTTAGTCAAACCCTTAGAAGTTTTTGCCAAACGTCAGCTTAATTTATCTCGGATCGAATCGCGACCAACGAAACGATCTTTAGGTGAATACATATTTTTTATCGATCTAGAAATTAATCCAGATCAACAGCATTTAATCGGGGCAACTTTAGAAGAATTAACCAATTATACCGATGCGATCGAGGTTTTTGGTGCTTATCAGGTGGTTAATTTGCCTGTAGAAAGTTTAGAGGAATTATAA
- the mazG gene encoding nucleoside triphosphate pyrophosphohydrolase: MSSLPETDNPSYKGILAALNHLISVVARLRDPESGCPWDLAQTPETLIPYVIEEAYEVVAAIKSGDKTAIAEELGDLLLQVVLQAQIASDEGNFSLEEVARGITDKLIRRHPHVFGELSLENTEQVRQNWEKIKAEEKNDPTISGKLTRYAQTLPPLMGAMKISRQAARVGFEWENIGGVWEKFDEELAEWHDSLESGDKEHQQAELGDLLFTIVNLARWYNLDPSIALQETNLRFIQRFSLVESLAEKPLHDYTLEELTVFWQQAKAKLNQPSSGQ, translated from the coding sequence ATGTCTAGCCTTCCAGAAACCGACAATCCCAGCTACAAGGGCATCTTAGCGGCATTAAACCATTTAATCAGCGTTGTTGCCCGTTTACGAGATCCAGAAAGCGGCTGTCCTTGGGATTTAGCCCAAACCCCAGAAACCCTGATTCCCTACGTTATCGAAGAAGCTTATGAGGTGGTAGCGGCGATTAAAAGCGGTGATAAAACTGCCATTGCCGAGGAATTAGGCGATTTACTGCTACAGGTGGTTTTACAAGCCCAAATTGCCAGTGATGAGGGTAATTTTAGCCTAGAAGAGGTGGCTAGAGGCATCACCGATAAATTAATTCGTCGTCATCCCCACGTTTTCGGGGAGCTATCCTTAGAAAATACCGAACAGGTGCGTCAAAATTGGGAAAAAATCAAAGCTGAGGAAAAAAATGACCCGACTATTAGCGGCAAATTAACCCGTTATGCCCAAACTTTACCACCCTTGATGGGGGCGATGAAAATTTCTCGGCAAGCAGCGCGAGTCGGTTTTGAGTGGGAAAATATCGGAGGAGTCTGGGAAAAATTCGACGAAGAGTTAGCAGAATGGCACGATTCCCTCGAATCGGGCGATAAAGAGCATCAACAGGCAGAATTAGGCGATTTACTCTTTACTATTGTCAATCTTGCTCGCTGGTATAATTTAGACCCCAGTATCGCTTTACAAGAGACTAATCTGCGTTTTATTCAACGTTTTTCCCTAGTGGAATCCTTGGCGGAAAAGCCTCTCCATGACTATACACTGGAGGAATTAACAGTTTTTTGGCAGCAAGCGAAAGCTAAGTTAAACCAACCATCATCCGGGCAATAA
- the gatC gene encoding Asp-tRNA(Asn)/Glu-tRNA(Gln) amidotransferase subunit GatC encodes MIDRATVEKIAHLARLEINSAEEEEFAGQLSGILDYFEQLSELDTENVPPTTRAIEMQNITRGDSNRLYRDHEVLVQESPAPEGDYFRVPRILNSDED; translated from the coding sequence ATGATCGATCGAGCCACAGTTGAAAAAATCGCTCATTTAGCCCGTTTAGAGATTAATAGCGCCGAAGAAGAAGAATTTGCGGGGCAATTAAGCGGGATACTGGATTATTTCGAGCAGTTAAGCGAATTAGACACGGAAAATGTGCCACCCACCACGCGAGCGATCGAAATGCAAAATATTACTCGCGGCGATAGTAATAGACTTTATCGCGATCACGAGGTCTTAGTGCAAGAATCGCCGGCCCCAGAAGGGGATTATTTCCGGGTTCCCCGTATTCTCAACAGCGACGAAGACTAA
- a CDS encoding universal stress protein: MYQKILIAIDLSEMGESVFKEAVSLASKYEANLLLLHVLSPEEDYSPLPIPPNLADIYPAQGNDLTLDFWRQQWEEFEQKGLEMLQKRANQAGEMGVKGEYQQIYGHAAKTICKVAREENIDLIVIGRRGRSGLGELFLGSVSNYVLHHAPCSVLIVQHHQD, encoded by the coding sequence ATGTATCAAAAAATCTTGATAGCAATAGATTTATCAGAGATGGGGGAGAGTGTTTTTAAAGAGGCTGTATCCTTAGCCAGTAAGTATGAAGCTAACCTCCTATTACTGCACGTCCTTTCCCCTGAAGAAGATTATAGCCCTTTACCGATTCCGCCCAATTTAGCCGATATTTACCCCGCCCAGGGTAATGATCTCACTCTCGATTTTTGGCGGCAACAATGGGAAGAATTCGAGCAAAAAGGGCTGGAAATGTTGCAAAAAAGAGCTAATCAGGCGGGAGAAATGGGCGTCAAGGGAGAATACCAGCAAATTTACGGTCATGCCGCCAAAACTATCTGTAAAGTGGCGCGAGAGGAAAATATTGATTTAATTGTCATCGGTCGGCGTGGGCGATCGGGTCTAGGAGAGTTATTCTTAGGTAGTGTGAGTAACTATGTTCTTCATCATGCCCCCTGTTCCGTCTTAATTGTTCAACATCATCAGGACTAA